The following are from one region of the bacterium genome:
- a CDS encoding 50S ribosomal protein L25, whose translation MSKVILRAETGREIGTRRSRRLRHRGMVPATLYGQGSEARSIAVSARDLRSALATEAGLNAVINLQIGEETHTSLARQLQRHPTKGDIIHLDFLKISLTDEVEAVVAIELVGDPAAIREGGGILETIANTITVRALVTAIPESIQADITQLGVGDTLRVSDLPTISEVEYLDDPDRPILVVSLPAIAQTEEEAEEEEEDLALAGEDGDGTETGSEQEA comes from the coding sequence ATGTCAAAGGTCATCCTGCGCGCCGAAACCGGCCGTGAAATCGGTACGAGAAGGTCCCGGAGGTTGCGGCACCGCGGCATGGTGCCCGCCACTCTCTACGGCCAGGGTTCCGAGGCCCGTTCGATCGCGGTGAGTGCCCGCGATCTCCGCTCGGCGTTGGCCACGGAGGCCGGACTCAACGCGGTGATCAACCTTCAGATCGGAGAGGAGACCCACACCTCGCTCGCCCGCCAACTCCAGCGCCACCCCACCAAGGGAGACATCATCCACCTGGACTTCCTCAAGATATCCCTCACCGACGAGGTCGAAGCCGTGGTGGCCATCGAGTTGGTCGGGGATCCGGCCGCCATCCGGGAGGGAGGAGGCATCCTCGAGACGATCGCCAACACGATCACCGTGCGGGCGCTCGTAACAGCCATCCCGGAGTCGATACAGGCCGACATTACGCAGCTGGGGGTCGGCGACACGCTTCGCGTATCGGACCTTCCCACCATCAGCGAGGTCGAATACCTAGACGACCCGGACCGACCGATCCTGGTGGTCAGCCTTCCCGCCATCGCCCAGACCGAAGAGGAGGCCGAGGAGGAAGAGGAGGACCTCGCGCTGGCCGGCGAGGATGGAGACGGTACGGAGACCGGGTCCGAACAGGAGGCCTGA
- a CDS encoding adenosine deaminase, which produces MERFVRGLPKSELHIHIEGTLEARMMFDLARRNGVALPYNSIEEVEAAYAFADLQSFLDIYYEAAAVLRTEEDFADLMSAYLARAAADGVRHAEIFFDPQTHTERGIDIGTVIRGFVSAQEDAAPDITSTLILCFLRHLPAEAAVETLDAARPYLEYIQGVGLDSGEKGNPPELFAEPYRMAVEAGLIPVAHAGEEGPAGYIRSTLDVLGARRIDHGVRACDDPDLVDRLAREQVPLTICPLSNQRLQVFPDLRLHPLKRFMDAGVLVTVNSDDPAYFGGYVGDNYLAIADALGLTRAEMVRLARNSIEATFLPDDRKATLQDEITAYVGSYPARP; this is translated from the coding sequence ATGGAAAGGTTCGTCCGGGGGCTGCCGAAGTCGGAGCTCCATATCCATATCGAGGGCACCCTCGAGGCGCGGATGATGTTCGACCTGGCCCGACGCAACGGGGTGGCCCTGCCGTACAACTCGATCGAGGAGGTCGAGGCGGCCTACGCGTTCGCAGATCTTCAGTCCTTCCTCGACATCTACTACGAGGCCGCCGCGGTGCTTCGGACGGAGGAAGACTTCGCCGACCTGATGTCCGCCTATCTGGCCCGGGCGGCGGCGGACGGGGTGCGCCACGCCGAGATCTTCTTCGACCCGCAGACCCACACCGAACGGGGCATCGACATCGGGACGGTGATCCGGGGATTCGTGAGCGCCCAGGAAGACGCCGCACCGGACATCACCTCCACGCTGATCCTGTGCTTCCTCCGGCACCTCCCCGCCGAGGCAGCCGTCGAGACGCTGGATGCGGCCCGGCCCTACCTCGAGTACATCCAGGGCGTGGGCCTCGACTCGGGTGAGAAGGGCAACCCGCCGGAACTGTTCGCCGAGCCGTACCGCATGGCGGTCGAGGCCGGGCTCATCCCGGTCGCCCACGCCGGTGAGGAAGGTCCGGCCGGATACATCCGCTCGACCCTGGACGTCCTCGGCGCCCGGAGGATCGACCACGGGGTAAGGGCCTGTGACGACCCGGACCTGGTGGATCGTCTCGCCCGCGAGCAGGTGCCTCTCACCATCTGTCCGTTGTCCAACCAACGGCTCCAAGTCTTCCCCGACCTCCGCCTGCACCCCCTCAAACGCTTCATGGACGCGGGGGTGCTGGTCACGGTGAACTCGGACGATCCGGCCTACTTCGGCGGCTACGTGGGCGACAACTACCTCGCAATCGCCGATGCCCTCGGGTTGACCCGGGCTGAAATGGTCCGGCTGGCGAGGAACTCCATCGAGGCAACCTTCCTCCCGGACGACCGCAAGGCCACTCTCCAGGATGAGATCACCGCCTACGTCGGCTCGTATCCGGCCCGTCCTTGA
- a CDS encoding NCS2 family permease, which translates to MAQTGLDNYFKVSERGSTVSTEVRAGVTTFLVMAYILFVNADILGATGLDPVAVAAGTALVAGILSIAMGVIANHPIALAAGLGINAAVAFGLVLTDGLTAEGAMGVILWEGILVTILVVLGLREAVMAAIPDSLKYSIGVGIGLFILFIGLVNGGLVRQGGAIVEFVFPNSYAAGTTLVGVLIALVLMARKVKGAMIITIVLTTIVALILNVIDLPSNLSASVSFSTIGAVDMGNVFAEMGALAAILTIFTFMLTDFFDTMGTATAVSEQAGLTKDGKIPKLRELLLVDSLGAALGGLCGVSSNTSYIESSAGVAEGGRTGLTSVVTGVLFLIAIILSPLALLVPSQATAPVLILIGFLMVGLLKHIDFTDLEEGLPALLAVILMPLTYSITVGIAAGFLTHTLIKIVKGKAAQVHVLMWIVSAACLIYFLQDWLGAYL; encoded by the coding sequence ATGGCCCAAACGGGACTTGACAATTACTTCAAGGTCTCCGAACGCGGATCTACGGTAAGCACCGAGGTCCGGGCAGGAGTCACCACTTTCCTGGTAATGGCCTACATCCTGTTCGTCAACGCCGACATTCTCGGTGCCACCGGTCTCGATCCGGTCGCGGTAGCAGCCGGAACGGCCCTGGTGGCCGGGATCCTATCCATCGCCATGGGGGTGATCGCCAACCATCCGATTGCGCTGGCTGCAGGGCTCGGAATCAACGCGGCCGTAGCATTCGGCCTGGTGCTGACCGACGGGCTCACTGCGGAAGGCGCCATGGGCGTGATCCTGTGGGAGGGCATCCTCGTCACCATCCTGGTCGTGCTCGGCCTGCGGGAGGCGGTGATGGCCGCCATCCCCGACAGCCTGAAGTACTCCATCGGGGTGGGCATCGGCCTGTTCATCCTCTTCATCGGCCTGGTCAACGGGGGCCTGGTACGGCAGGGCGGAGCCATCGTGGAGTTCGTGTTCCCGAACTCGTACGCCGCCGGCACCACCCTTGTGGGGGTCCTGATCGCCCTGGTGCTGATGGCCCGAAAGGTGAAGGGTGCGATGATCATCACGATCGTCCTCACCACCATCGTGGCGTTGATCCTGAACGTGATCGACCTACCCTCCAACCTCTCGGCCAGCGTCAGCTTCTCGACCATCGGCGCCGTCGACATGGGGAACGTGTTCGCTGAGATGGGCGCGCTAGCGGCCATTCTCACGATCTTCACCTTCATGCTGACCGACTTCTTCGACACGATGGGAACCGCCACTGCGGTCTCCGAGCAAGCCGGGCTGACCAAGGACGGCAAGATTCCCAAGCTCCGCGAGCTGCTTCTGGTGGACTCCCTGGGCGCAGCACTCGGTGGACTGTGCGGGGTCAGCTCCAACACCAGCTACATCGAGAGCTCTGCGGGCGTAGCCGAGGGAGGAAGGACCGGCCTGACGTCGGTGGTCACCGGCGTGCTGTTCCTGATCGCCATCATCCTGTCGCCTCTGGCACTGCTGGTGCCCAGCCAGGCCACGGCTCCGGTCCTGATCCTGATCGGGTTCCTGATGGTGGGTCTGTTGAAGCACATCGACTTCACCGATCTCGAAGAAGGACTACCGGCGTTGCTGGCAGTGATCCTGATGCCGCTGACCTACTCGATCACGGTGGGGATCGCGGCAGGGTTCTTGACGCACACCCTGATCAAGATCGTGAAGGGCAAGGCCGCCCAGGTCCATGTCCTGATGTGGATCGTCTCGGCTGCGTGCCTGATCTACTTCCTCCAGGACTGGCTCGGCGCCTACCTCTGA